Sequence from the Mesorhizobium sp. PAMC28654 genome:
CCGAGAACCTGTTGCTCGGCGGACCGTGGTGGCAGCGGCCCAGGACCGAAGAGCTGGCGGCGCGCGTCTCCGAGATCACCAGCAGCCTTGGGATCACGGTGAAGCTGCATGCCAAGGTATCGGAGCTTTCGCTTGGCGAGCAGCAGCAGGTCGAAATCCTGCGCGCCATGGTGCGCAACAGCCGCCTGTTGATCCTCGACGAATCCACCTCGATGCTGACGCCGAAGGGCATCGACGAGTTGGGCGCGCTGATGCGCCGCCTGGTCGAGCAGGGCCTGGCGATCGTCTTCATCACGCACAAGCTCAAGGAGGCGGCGGCCTTCGGCGACCGCATCTCGGTGCTGAAGCTCGGCCGCAAGGTCGGCGAGATCCCGCCCGAGCGGTTTCGGGCGCTCGGCGAACAGGAGATCATCTCCGAAATCGTGGAATTGATGTTCGGCAAGCAGAAGGACGACCCGGAAGTGGTCGAGCGTCCAGTTCGCACTGTCCGCACGGATGCCGCCCCGCTGCTTCAGGTCGCGGACCTAGCGGTCGCGGCAACGGACAATGCGCCGGGCCTGTCGTCGATCTCCTTCGATATCCGCCCGGGCGAGATACTGGGCATCGCCGGCATCGACGGCAACGGCCAGAAACAGCTGGCGGAGGCGCTGGCTGGCCAGCGCGTGGCGACAAGCGGTTCGGTGCGGCTGGAGGGCACCGCTATCGAGGCCCTGAGCGTCGGCGAACGCCGCCAGCGCGGTCTTCGCTACCTGACCGACGACCGGCTGGGCGAGGGCACCGTCGGGACCTTCCCGGTCTCGATCAATTTCTTTCTCAAGCAGGTCGGCGCGGCGCCGTTCTGGCGCAACGGCGTCGAGCAGCGCGGCGAGATCGACAAGCGCGCCGCCCAACTGGTGCGCGAATACGATGTGCGCACGCCAAGCCTGAAGACGCCGGTCGCACGGCTCTCCGGCGGCAACATCCAGAAGGTGCTGCTGGCGCGCGAACTGGCCGAAGGCGCGAAAGTGGTGATCTTCAACAAGCCGACCTACGGGCTCGATCTCGCCAACACATTGGCGTCGCGCCAGCGCATCCGCGACACGGCGGCGCGCGGCCTTGCCGTGTTGTTGATCTCCACCGACCTCGAGGAGTTGCTGAGCATGTGCGACCGCATTGCCGTCATCGCCGATGGAGCGCTGGTCGGCACGGTCGCCAATGCCGACGACGCCCGCACCAAGGTCGGTCGCCTGATGATCGGACTTGCCGCATGAGCATCGACACCGCACCCACCGCCAGTGCACTCGATGCCACGAGCGGGGCGGCGACGCGCCGCGACATCCTGCATCGGCTGCTGATGACGCTTGGGCCCATCCTTGCCGCTCTGGTCATTGCCGGCTGCATCCTGCTTGCCGTCGGCGTCGATCCGCTCGCCTATTATGGCTATGTGCTGGAGAAAGGCCTGTTTTCGCCGCTCGGCATCCAGCAGACGCTGACCCGCATGGCGCCGCTGCTGTTTCTTGCCGCGGGCCTGATCGTGGCCTTTCGCGCCGGCATGTGGAATCTCGGCGGCGACGGCCAGTTCCTGCTTGGTGCTGTGACGGCGGCTGCCAGTGCTCCGGTGTTCGTTCAGATCATGCCGGCCTGGCTGGCGCTGTTCTGCGCGTTCCTCATCGCCATGGTTGTCGCCATGATCTGGTCGTTGGTGCCCGCGCTGCTGCGCGCCTATCAGGGC
This genomic interval carries:
- a CDS encoding putative B6 ABC transporter ATP-binding protein: MSSSSSSSVAGRDIVALEGVTKRFPGIIANDSIDLSIRPGEVHVLLGENGAGKSTLIGMLSGLQQPDEGRILVDGKPTPINSPRHALALGIGTVFQHMMLVPTLTVAENLLLGGPWWQRPRTEELAARVSEITSSLGITVKLHAKVSELSLGEQQQVEILRAMVRNSRLLILDESTSMLTPKGIDELGALMRRLVEQGLAIVFITHKLKEAAAFGDRISVLKLGRKVGEIPPERFRALGEQEIISEIVELMFGKQKDDPEVVERPVRTVRTDAAPLLQVADLAVAATDNAPGLSSISFDIRPGEILGIAGIDGNGQKQLAEALAGQRVATSGSVRLEGTAIEALSVGERRQRGLRYLTDDRLGEGTVGTFPVSINFFLKQVGAAPFWRNGVEQRGEIDKRAAQLVREYDVRTPSLKTPVARLSGGNIQKVLLARELAEGAKVVIFNKPTYGLDLANTLASRQRIRDTAARGLAVLLISTDLEELLSMCDRIAVIADGALVGTVANADDARTKVGRLMIGLAA